A genomic window from Planctomycetota bacterium includes:
- a CDS encoding DEAD/DEAH box helicase: MSSDIFNDDIKFADLGLRQEVMQGLEKCGFVHPTHIQAALIPYILSGKDVLGQAKTGSGKTATFGLPILHAADPAIPSQALILAPTRELAVQIVRELEKLGEFTEIHSVPVVGGESYGKQIQAMRRGAQIIVGTPGRVMDMHMKGELTFDNLRWVVLDEVDRMLDIGFREDIRKILSKVKTDHQTIFVSATIAGEIERLGRRYMKSDAEKITTVADSLTVSLVTQHYVPVRAWDKQRMIVHLLTHEEAALTVVFCRTKRTVSRVAKLLQTKNIDAFEIHGDLPQGKRNKIMERLRSGKLEVLVASDLASRGIDVEGITHIINYDLPDDPEVYVHRIGRTARAGRTGIAWSFVTPDQGQLLSEIEKLTNVHILPLEYGDFTPSEKPENWTDEPRGGWRGPEAPTVKEPPKSRYEVEIVDAESADPNLFPGGIVPKSMPRKSIGSRFKTRRGR; encoded by the coding sequence ATGAGCAGTGATATCTTCAACGACGACATCAAGTTCGCCGATCTGGGTCTGCGCCAGGAAGTGATGCAGGGACTGGAAAAGTGCGGATTTGTCCACCCGACGCACATTCAGGCCGCCCTGATCCCCTACATCCTCTCCGGCAAGGACGTGCTGGGGCAGGCCAAGACCGGCTCAGGCAAGACGGCGACGTTCGGGCTGCCGATCCTGCACGCCGCCGACCCGGCGATTCCCTCGCAGGCGCTGATTCTCGCCCCGACGCGCGAGCTGGCCGTGCAGATCGTGCGCGAGCTCGAAAAGCTCGGCGAGTTCACGGAAATTCATTCCGTCCCCGTCGTCGGCGGCGAATCGTACGGCAAACAGATTCAGGCGATGCGCCGAGGCGCTCAGATCATCGTCGGCACGCCCGGCCGCGTCATGGACATGCACATGAAGGGCGAGCTGACGTTCGACAACCTCCGCTGGGTCGTGCTCGACGAAGTGGACCGCATGCTCGACATCGGCTTCCGCGAAGACATCCGCAAGATTCTCTCGAAGGTCAAGACCGATCATCAGACGATCTTCGTCTCCGCCACGATCGCCGGCGAAATCGAGCGGCTCGGCCGCCGGTACATGAAGAGCGACGCGGAGAAGATCACGACCGTCGCCGATTCGCTGACGGTGTCGCTGGTGACGCAGCATTACGTGCCGGTGCGGGCGTGGGACAAGCAGCGCATGATCGTGCATCTTCTGACGCACGAGGAAGCGGCGCTGACGGTCGTGTTCTGCCGGACGAAGCGCACGGTGTCGCGCGTGGCGAAGCTGCTTCAGACCAAGAATATCGACGCCTTCGAGATTCACGGCGACCTGCCGCAGGGCAAGCGCAACAAGATCATGGAGCGCCTCCGCAGCGGGAAGCTCGAAGTGCTCGTCGCCTCGGACCTGGCCAGCCGCGGCATCGACGTCGAAGGCATCACGCACATCATCAACTACGATCTGCCCGACGATCCGGAAGTGTACGTGCACCGCATCGGGCGCACCGCCCGCGCGGGCCGGACCGGCATCGCTTGGTCGTTCGTCACGCCCGATCAGGGTCAGCTTCTTTCGGAAATCGAAAAGCTTACGAACGTGCACATCCTTCCGCTTGAGTATGGCGACTTCACGCCGTCGGAGAAACCGGAGAACTGGACGGACGAGCCGCGCGGCGGATGGCGCGGGCCTGAGGCGCCGACCGTCAAGGAGCCGCCCAAGTCGCGCTACGAAGTGGAGATCGTCGACGCCGAGTCGGCCGATCCGAACCTGTTCCCCGGCGGAATCGTGCCCAAGAGCATGCCCCGCAAGAGCATCGGTTCGCGCTTCAAGACGCGCCGCGGCCGCTGA
- a CDS encoding glucosamine-6-phosphate isomerase — MARKLDFMSTVKGSLLEGFYPKGWDLKKIDACCAMGPGKLLKGARHWHKDFKAKPVESVQEMDKKMGDAIADRIERAKRKKIRMAMILPVGPMGMYKQVVKRLRASKTKCSHVTTFNMDEWSDRDGNTMPGHQPGGFEHAMSEALFGPLGKYTVPPSQRNFATRKNLPTYAKKIAAIRKDGGELVTVYGIGRACHVAFWEPQIGGEYKSDAAWRKQTHRLGQPLHPLTIEQNALHSFNSRFTLIPCFANTIGPGLFLESDYCIGGADGAYPERGAMWQGMSLCVTLGYGPSRWIASSWMPTMAGRLYFMRELAGPLGAEAH; from the coding sequence ATGGCCCGGAAGCTCGATTTCATGTCGACGGTCAAAGGTTCGCTGCTCGAAGGGTTTTACCCGAAGGGGTGGGACCTGAAGAAGATCGACGCCTGCTGCGCGATGGGGCCGGGCAAGCTGCTCAAGGGCGCCAGGCACTGGCACAAGGACTTTAAGGCCAAACCGGTTGAAAGCGTCCAGGAAATGGACAAAAAGATGGGCGACGCCATCGCCGATCGGATCGAGCGGGCGAAGCGGAAGAAGATCCGAATGGCGATGATTCTGCCGGTCGGGCCGATGGGGATGTACAAGCAGGTGGTCAAGCGGCTGCGTGCGAGCAAGACGAAGTGTTCGCATGTGACGACGTTCAACATGGACGAATGGTCGGACCGGGACGGGAACACGATGCCGGGCCATCAGCCGGGGGGATTTGAACATGCGATGAGCGAGGCGCTGTTCGGACCGCTGGGCAAGTACACGGTGCCCCCGTCGCAGCGGAACTTCGCCACGAGGAAGAATCTGCCGACGTATGCGAAGAAGATCGCGGCGATTCGCAAGGACGGCGGGGAGCTGGTGACGGTGTACGGGATCGGGCGGGCGTGTCACGTCGCTTTCTGGGAACCGCAGATCGGCGGGGAGTACAAGAGCGACGCGGCATGGAGAAAGCAGACGCACCGGCTCGGTCAGCCGCTGCATCCCTTGACGATCGAACAGAACGCATTGCACAGCTTCAACAGCCGCTTCACGCTCATTCCCTGTTTCGCCAACACGATCGGCCCGGGGTTGTTCCTTGAGTCCGACTATTGCATCGGCGGTGCGGACGGAGCGTATCCGGAGCGCGGGGCGATGTGGCAGGGGATGAGTCTGTGCGTCACGCTGGGGTACGGGCCGTCGCGCTGGATCGCGTCAAGCTGGATGCCGACGATGGCGGGGCGGCTGTACTTCATGCGCGAACTGGCGGGACCGCTGGGGGCGGAGGCGCATTGA
- a CDS encoding rhamnulokinase: protein MTQRTAYLAIDLGAESGRAMLGILEAGKLTLHEMHRFLHLPRRLPSGLHWDLLGLWGNILDGVRKSVEYARDNDLKITSLGVDTWGVDCAYVARSGQLLGLPYCYRDPRNAAAFDKTVKQFGREYLYDQTGIQLMSINTLFQVIAQHDAEPAVLDHAAHFLFMPDLLHYFFTGQAVVESSDASTSQMLDPRTGDWNKAMLAKLGLPTHMLGRIVPPGTKIGPILPHIAEETGADADMVVITPGTHDTAAAVAAVPADAATNWAYLSSGTWSLMGAELDEPCLTDAAREAPFTHETGVDGKIRFLKNIAGLWLVQETRRHYEKQGITYDYTKLTQLAAEAPPLRTFIDTDNPTFAAPGRMPEKIVEFARRTGQPAPTDVGQIVRCALESLALTYRLTMDKLEAVLGRKFDVMHIVGGGGKNVLLNQMTADAMGKTIVVGPYEATAAGNLLIQAMGAGHVKNLDHIRSIIRESFSPLTFEPRQTEAWNEAYARFKGIVGK, encoded by the coding sequence ATGACCCAACGCACCGCGTATCTTGCCATCGACCTCGGCGCCGAATCCGGGCGCGCCATGCTCGGCATTCTCGAAGCCGGCAAACTCACGCTGCACGAGATGCACCGTTTCCTCCATCTGCCGCGCCGGCTGCCCAGCGGATTGCACTGGGATCTTCTGGGCCTGTGGGGCAATATCCTCGACGGCGTGCGGAAGTCGGTCGAGTACGCGCGCGACAATGACCTGAAGATCACGAGTCTGGGCGTCGATACGTGGGGCGTGGACTGCGCGTATGTGGCCAGGTCGGGGCAACTCCTGGGTCTGCCCTATTGCTATCGCGATCCGCGCAATGCGGCGGCGTTCGACAAGACGGTCAAACAATTCGGGCGCGAATACCTGTACGATCAGACGGGTATTCAGCTCATGTCGATCAACACGCTCTTTCAGGTGATCGCCCAGCACGATGCGGAGCCGGCCGTGCTCGATCACGCGGCGCACTTTCTGTTCATGCCCGATCTGCTGCACTACTTTTTCACCGGGCAGGCGGTCGTCGAATCGTCCGATGCGTCGACGAGCCAGATGCTCGATCCGCGCACGGGCGACTGGAACAAGGCGATGCTCGCGAAGCTGGGCTTGCCCACGCACATGCTGGGGCGGATCGTTCCGCCGGGGACGAAGATCGGCCCGATTCTGCCGCATATCGCCGAGGAAACGGGGGCGGACGCGGACATGGTCGTGATCACGCCGGGCACGCACGACACGGCCGCCGCCGTCGCCGCCGTGCCGGCGGACGCGGCGACGAACTGGGCGTATCTTTCGAGCGGGACGTGGTCATTGATGGGCGCGGAGCTGGACGAGCCGTGCCTGACCGATGCGGCGCGCGAGGCGCCGTTCACGCATGAAACCGGCGTCGACGGGAAGATCCGCTTCCTCAAGAACATCGCCGGCCTGTGGCTCGTGCAGGAGACGCGGCGGCACTACGAGAAGCAGGGCATCACGTACGACTACACGAAGCTGACGCAGCTCGCCGCCGAGGCCCCGCCGCTGCGCACGTTCATCGACACGGACAACCCGACGTTCGCCGCGCCGGGGCGCATGCCCGAGAAGATCGTCGAGTTCGCCAGGCGCACCGGGCAGCCGGCGCCGACGGACGTCGGGCAGATCGTGCGCTGTGCGCTGGAGTCATTGGCGCTGACGTACCGGCTCACGATGGACAAGCTCGAGGCGGTGCTCGGGCGGAAGTTCGACGTGATGCACATCGTCGGCGGCGGCGGGAAGAACGTATTGCTCAATCAGATGACCGCGGACGCGATGGGCAAAACCATCGTCGTCGGCCCCTACGAAGCGACGGCGGCGGGCAACCTGCTCATTCAGGCGATGGGCGCGGGGCACGTCAAGAACCTCGACCACATCCGCTCGATCATCCGCGAGAGTTTCAGCCCGCTGACTTTCGAGCCGCGTCAGACGGAGGCGTGGAACGAGGCGTATGCGCGGTTCAAGGGGATAGTGGGCAAATGA
- the alr gene encoding alanine racemase — protein MTPTSCIEVDLSRLDENMAAWQRLVGPAVKVCAVVKADGYGLGAVPIARRLAARGVKLLAVYNMAQATQIAAAGLTTPLLVLMPVDQLNRTDVLYRSTVSGRLHLTVHSADQLDRIEAIGLHFGCPIPIHIEIDTGMGRVGMSADEADRVIPSLAGRRYIKLAGIFTHPAAADDDVAFTDEQLARFDAVLERHADHIGREVMIHFANTYATMRDRRYHKNTVRLGLGMLGYGVEDLVGEPRIDEKLALKPVVRWTSHIVHVVQTGANAPVGYHGRFVTDRPTRLGVVPVGYADGYPLSLSNQSMVRVGANLDPAPVRGQINMDQISVDLTGLPDSIGIGSEVELIAQDPAAPNAMPKLAKLAGVNTYEMLCRLSPRILRRFVTTDAATGRVGLVATV, from the coding sequence ATGACCCCCACAAGCTGTATCGAAGTCGATCTGAGCCGCCTTGATGAAAACATGGCCGCGTGGCAGCGGCTCGTCGGCCCGGCGGTGAAGGTCTGCGCCGTGGTGAAGGCGGATGGATACGGGCTGGGCGCCGTGCCGATCGCGCGGCGGCTGGCGGCCAGGGGCGTCAAGCTGCTGGCGGTGTACAACATGGCGCAGGCCACGCAGATCGCCGCCGCCGGGCTGACCACGCCGCTGCTGGTGCTCATGCCCGTCGATCAGCTCAACCGCACCGATGTGCTCTACCGCTCGACCGTTTCCGGTCGGCTCCATCTGACCGTGCACAGTGCCGATCAGCTCGACCGCATCGAAGCGATCGGGCTTCACTTCGGTTGCCCCATTCCGATTCACATCGAGATCGATACGGGCATGGGGCGCGTCGGCATGAGCGCCGACGAAGCCGACCGCGTCATTCCCTCGCTCGCCGGCCGCCGGTACATCAAGCTCGCGGGGATCTTTACGCACCCCGCCGCGGCCGACGACGATGTGGCGTTCACCGACGAACAGCTCGCCCGCTTCGACGCGGTGCTCGAGCGTCACGCCGACCACATTGGCCGCGAGGTGATGATCCATTTCGCCAACACGTATGCGACGATGCGCGATCGCCGATACCACAAGAACACGGTGCGCCTCGGGCTGGGCATGCTCGGGTACGGTGTGGAAGACCTCGTCGGCGAGCCGCGCATTGATGAGAAGCTCGCGCTTAAGCCGGTCGTGCGATGGACCAGCCATATCGTGCATGTCGTGCAGACCGGCGCGAACGCCCCGGTCGGGTATCACGGCCGCTTCGTCACCGATCGCCCGACGCGCCTGGGCGTCGTGCCGGTCGGCTATGCGGACGGGTATCCGCTGTCGCTGAGCAATCAGAGCATGGTGCGCGTCGGTGCGAATCTCGATCCGGCGCCGGTGCGCGGGCAGATCAACATGGACCAGATCAGCGTCGACCTGACCGGCCTGCCGGATTCGATCGGCATCGGCTCGGAGGTCGAACTGATCGCGCAGGATCCGGCTGCGCCCAATGCGATGCCGAAGCTGGCGAAACTGGCGGGCGTCAACACCTACGAAATGCTCTGCCGTCTCTCGCCGCGCATTTTGCGCCGCTTCGTCACCACCGACGCCGCGACCGGCCGCGTCGGCCTCGTCGCGACGGTGTGA
- a CDS encoding MATE family efflux transporter, with the protein MEETVHLVQREFAGFENAEHGAPGFGAEVDGKIRGALGHDKRPRGKRRSLCTASSGVLQSPYWMNRPPSQNTAPDAPEMITAPAISLPRPPRRSPAGLPTHLSLPRQVWVLALWPMLEQMMGSLVGFVDTALAGHLPVHAVESTNGIGVASFATWLMGLLQGAVGVGSTAVIARAIGARHRRDANSAVGQSIILAVIWGGMIGVFFYFAAPWVGPAFGLEGESADFAAQYLRLLALAAPCMSTLFIGSSCLRGAGDFRSPFWVMVIVNIVNTGMSVLLVVAPAPIGGHALTGIALGTVIAWVVGAMLMIALLILGRGGVRLHRHRLGWHPKMMWRLIRIGGPSLVENGAVWFGHALVLVMVGRMGSDAFIGAHHIAIRIEAFSFLPGFAFSMAAATMVGQYLGARDPAMAKRAAWTCWLYGSSIMVVFGIAFMLVPSLFVRIVTNQPTFLASVPPLLVMAGWGQIGFSTSMILSGALRGAGDTRATMVLNFISTYMVRLPLVWLVAIELNMGLAAVWAVLSTELIFRGLIFTGRFLHGAWTKIEV; encoded by the coding sequence ATGGAGGAAACGGTGCATCTCGTGCAGCGTGAGTTTGCCGGCTTCGAGAATGCCGAGCATGGCGCGCCCGGATTCGGCGCCGAGGTCGATGGCAAGATACGCGGTGCGTTGGGTCATGATAAAAGGCCTCGCGGGAAACGGCGGTCACTTTGTACCGCATCATCGGGCGTTCTACAATCGCCGTACTGGATGAACCGCCCACCTTCGCAAAACACCGCCCCGGACGCGCCGGAGATGATCACCGCGCCCGCGATCTCCCTCCCTCGCCCGCCGCGGCGGTCGCCCGCCGGGTTGCCGACGCATCTGTCATTGCCCAGGCAGGTCTGGGTGCTGGCGCTGTGGCCGATGCTCGAGCAGATGATGGGCTCGCTCGTCGGTTTCGTCGATACGGCCCTGGCCGGTCATCTGCCGGTGCATGCCGTCGAGTCCACCAACGGCATCGGCGTCGCCAGCTTCGCGACCTGGCTCATGGGCCTCCTTCAAGGCGCGGTCGGCGTCGGGTCCACCGCCGTCATCGCCCGCGCCATCGGCGCGCGACATCGCCGCGACGCCAACTCGGCCGTCGGCCAGTCGATCATTCTCGCCGTGATCTGGGGTGGGATGATCGGCGTGTTCTTTTACTTCGCCGCGCCGTGGGTCGGTCCGGCGTTCGGGCTCGAAGGCGAGAGCGCCGACTTCGCCGCGCAGTACCTGCGTCTGCTCGCCCTGGCCGCGCCGTGCATGTCCACGCTCTTCATCGGCAGTTCGTGCCTGCGCGGAGCGGGCGACTTCCGCTCGCCGTTCTGGGTCATGGTCATCGTCAACATCGTCAACACCGGCATGAGCGTCCTGCTCGTCGTCGCCCCCGCGCCGATCGGCGGACACGCCCTGACCGGCATCGCCCTCGGCACCGTCATCGCATGGGTCGTCGGCGCGATGCTCATGATCGCGCTGCTCATCCTAGGCCGCGGCGGCGTGCGGCTCCATCGCCATCGACTCGGATGGCACCCGAAGATGATGTGGCGCCTGATCCGCATCGGCGGGCCGAGTCTCGTCGAGAACGGCGCCGTCTGGTTCGGGCACGCGCTCGTGCTGGTCATGGTCGGACGCATGGGCTCCGACGCCTTCATCGGCGCGCACCATATCGCCATCCGCATCGAGGCCTTCAGCTTCCTGCCCGGCTTCGCATTCTCGATGGCGGCGGCGACGATGGTCGGGCAATACCTGGGGGCGCGCGATCCGGCGATGGCGAAGCGCGCCGCGTGGACCTGCTGGCTCTACGGCTCGTCGATCATGGTCGTCTTCGGCATCGCCTTCATGCTCGTCCCGTCCCTGTTCGTCCGCATCGTGACGAATCAGCCGACGTTTCTCGCATCGGTGCCGCCGCTGTTGGTCATGGCCGGTTGGGGACAGATCGGCTTCTCGACGTCGATGATTCTCTCGGGCGCTCTGCGCGGGGCGGGCGACACGCGGGCGACGATGGTGCTCAATTTCATCTCGACGTACATGGTGCGGCTGCCGCTGGTGTGGCTCGTGGCGATTGAGTTGAACATGGGCCTCGCCGCCGTCTGGGCCGTGCTCAGCACCGAACTGATCTTCCGCGGCCTGATCTTCACGGGGCGGTTCCTTCACGGCGCATGGACGAAGATCGAAGTGTGA
- a CDS encoding prepilin-type N-terminal cleavage/methylation domain-containing protein: MRLTKLRHPAAFTLVELLVVMLIIVVLVALSVPALSAARATSKQTICASQLRQVGIAIYSYANDYKGSIPFGPKAPPAIASNFYPATGNVTSLVSLGYPALGQPVGLGLLIESYLANQPKVLFCPDPDSYLDTDKELLKVGVSQAQCSYYYRHASVTALSEPNPPPVYRTRLGSLGVNSNGLPIRALVMDTQFLCHPGLAAFGITPRTHHKQAAVSILFADAHAQVVSNLDNAFTVDITNQLYASFQLMLDAFERADAVQ; encoded by the coding sequence ATGCGTTTGACGAAGCTTCGCCATCCCGCCGCGTTCACCCTCGTCGAACTGCTCGTCGTGATGCTCATCATCGTCGTGCTGGTGGCGCTGAGCGTCCCCGCGCTCAGCGCCGCCCGTGCGACGTCCAAACAGACGATCTGCGCTTCGCAATTGCGGCAGGTCGGCATCGCCATCTATTCCTACGCCAACGACTACAAGGGCTCGATCCCCTTCGGCCCCAAAGCCCCCCCCGCCATCGCCTCCAACTTCTACCCCGCCACCGGCAACGTCACCAGTCTCGTCTCGCTGGGATACCCGGCCCTGGGGCAGCCGGTCGGGCTCGGCCTGCTCATCGAGTCGTATCTGGCGAATCAGCCCAAGGTCCTCTTCTGTCCCGACCCCGATTCGTATCTGGACACCGACAAGGAACTGCTCAAGGTCGGCGTGAGTCAGGCCCAGTGCAGCTACTACTATCGCCACGCCTCCGTGACCGCGCTGAGCGAGCCCAATCCCCCGCCCGTCTACCGCACGCGCCTTGGTTCACTGGGCGTTAATTCCAACGGGCTGCCGATTCGGGCGCTGGTGATGGATACGCAGTTCCTGTGCCACCCCGGCCTCGCCGCGTTCGGCATCACGCCGCGCACGCATCACAAGCAGGCCGCGGTGAGCATCCTGTTCGCCGATGCCCATGCGCAGGTCGTCTCCAATCTCGACAACGCCTTTACCGTCGATATCACCAATCAGCTTTACGCATCGTTCCAACTGATGCTCGACGCTTTCGAGCGCGCTGATGCGGTGCAGTAG
- a CDS encoding PIG-L family deacetylase, with protein MHQLLLGSCPLPTHLRRTAMAMLAHPDDAEILCAGTLIRLAEAGWEVHIATSTAGDCGTTQHTADEISRIRTGEARTAAAMIKATYHCLHELDGRVVYDKPTLAKMIELFRQVAPTLVFTHALADYMMDHEMTALLTRAASFIYGAPNVSARPVAPGSCVPHLYYCDPLEGIDPYGRGAEPTTWVDITSQADRKADMLACHASQREWLRAHHGMDEYIDAMKRHDAMRGEKLGVRAAEAFVQHRGHAYPRNDLLAELFG; from the coding sequence ATGCACCAACTTTTGCTCGGGAGTTGCCCATTGCCGACTCATTTGCGACGCACAGCGATGGCGATGCTGGCCCATCCGGACGATGCGGAGATTCTCTGTGCCGGGACGCTGATCCGCCTCGCCGAGGCCGGCTGGGAAGTGCACATCGCCACCAGCACGGCCGGCGACTGCGGCACGACGCAGCACACCGCCGACGAAATTTCGCGCATCCGCACCGGCGAAGCGCGGACCGCCGCCGCCATGATCAAAGCGACGTATCACTGCCTTCACGAACTGGACGGCCGGGTCGTGTACGACAAGCCGACGCTCGCGAAGATGATCGAGCTGTTTCGTCAGGTCGCGCCGACGCTGGTGTTCACGCACGCGCTGGCGGACTACATGATGGACCATGAGATGACGGCGTTATTGACGCGCGCGGCGAGTTTTATTTATGGGGCGCCGAACGTGTCAGCCCGGCCGGTCGCGCCGGGGTCGTGCGTGCCGCATCTGTATTACTGCGATCCGTTGGAAGGCATCGATCCGTACGGTCGGGGGGCAGAGCCGACGACGTGGGTCGATATTACGTCTCAGGCCGACCGCAAGGCGGACATGCTCGCGTGCCATGCGTCGCAGCGCGAATGGCTCCGCGCGCATCACGGCATGGACGAATACATCGACGCGATGAAGCGGCACGATGCGATGCGCGGCGAAAAGCTCGGCGTCCGCGCCGCCGAGGCCTTCGTGCAGCATCGCGGCCACGCTTACCCCCGCAACGATCTGCTCGCCGAATTATTCGGCTGA